GCAGGCGCGCGAGCCGATCACCGCCAAGCTCGTCGCCAACCTCTTGGAGACCGTCAACATCGACCGGGTCATCACCGTGGACCTTCACGCCGGGCAGATCCAGGGCTTTTTCGACGTGCCGGTCGATCACCTGACCGCCATGGGCATCTTCGCCAAACACCTCAAGGAGGAAGACCTCGCGGGTTCAGTGGTCATCGCGCCCGATGTCGGCCGCGCCACCGAGGCCAAGCGGCTCGCCAACCACCTCGGCCTGCCCCTGGCCATGCTCTACAAGCGGCGCACCAGCCCGACCGAGACCGAGGTGACCCACGTGATCGGCGAGGTCCAGGGACTGCGGCCCATCATCATCGACGACATGATCTCGACCGCCAGCACCATGACCAAGGGCATCGAGGCCCTCTTGAAGCTCGGCGCGAGAGAAGGCGTGAAGGTGGTCGCCACCCACCCCGTGTTCGTCCAGCCGGCCCTGGAGCGCCTCTCGCATACCGCCATAGAGCGCGTCGTCGTGACCGATACCGTGCCGTTTCGGAGGCGGCACGACCGCGTCGAGGTCCTCTCGGTGGCGGAGCTCCTGGCCTCGGCCATCCGCAACGTCCACGACAACGGCTCGGTCAGCGCCCTGTTTACCTAGAGGCGGTTGGAAAGTTGGAAAGTTAGAAAGTTAGAAAGTTAAAACCTTCCAACCTTCAAACCGCTTCCAACCTTCCAACCTTCAAACCGCTTTTAACCTTCCAACCTTCAAACGACTTTTCAAGGAGACCATATGAAATTAGAGGCACAAAAACGCACCGACGCCAGCCGCGCGGAGCTTCGCGCGCAGGGCCGGATTCCCGCGGTGGTCTATAACCGCGAGTTCAACATCCCCATCGCGGTGGACAAGAAGGTCTTCGACAGGGTCTTTCGCGAACAGGGCACGGCCAGCCTCATCGAGCTGTCGATCGGCGGCGAGAGCCACGACGTGCTCGTCAAGAGCGTGCAGATGGACAAGCGCCGCCGCGAGCCGCTGCATGCCGACTTCTACGCGGTGACGGCAGGTCAGCCCGTCCAGGTCCACGTGCCCATCGAGTACACCGGCACCCCGGCGGGCGTCAAGGCGGGCGGCCTGTTGGACATCCAGCGCCGTGAGGTGCATATCAGCATTCTGCCCAGGCTCATCCCCAACCACCTCGAGGTCGATGTGAGCGAGCTCACCGTCGGCGACTCCCTGCACCTGGAGGCCATCAGGAACAAGTTGCCCGCCGAGGCCGATATCCTGGACGACCTCGAGCTCACGCTCGTCGCCGTGGTGCCGCCGCGCATCGAGGAGGAGCCCGAGCCCATCCTGGAAGAGGAAGAGCCCGAAGTCATCGGCCGCGCTAAGGAAGACGAGGAGGGCGAAAGCGCGGAGGGCGAAAACGACTGAGGTTTCGCCCCAACTCCGCCTCGTCGCCGGCCTGGGCAATCCCGGGCCGCGCTATGCCAGAACTCGGCACAACGCCGGGTTCTTGGTGCTCGAGGCGCTGGCCGCGCGTCACGGCCTGAGCTTTCGCGGCGGCAGGCAAGCCGAGGAGGCGAGGGCTTTCGCGCTGGGTGTCACCCTCCTAAAGCCGCGGACCTTTATGAACCTCTCAGGCGCCGCCGTGCAGGCCTATAGCGGCAAGCTCGGCGCCAAACCCGAAACCATTCTGGTGGTTCACGACGACCTCGACCTGCCCCTGGGCCGCCTGCGCTTTCGCAGCGGCGGCGGCGCCGGGGGCCAGGGCGGCGTCAAGGACATCATCGCTCGCATAGGCCCGAACTTTCACCGCCTCAAGGTGGGCATCGGCCGGCCGCCGCCCGCCTGGACGGTCGAGGGCTGGGTCTTGAGCAGGTTCAAGCCCGAAGAGGAGGCCCTGCTCGGCGAGGTGATCGAAGCGGCGGTGGGCGCCATAGGGCTCGCCCTCGGCGAGGGCCTGAGCCTAGCCATGAACCGCACCAACGGCCTCGACCTGCGCCCGGCGCCCGCTGCCGAGCCCGCTGCCGAGCCTGCTACTGTGCCGGAACCGGAGCGCTGAGCAGCTTGAGCCGCTTGATATGGCTCACCAGCTCGTCCAGGCAGCGCTGCAACTCGCTCGGGTCGCCGCCCTCCTTGGCGCTCTGGATGCAGCCGCCCAACTTCTCGAGCTCGTACTTGAGCAAGATGGGTGGACCGTAGCGGTAATCCTGGTCGCCCAGTAGGGCCGTCATCTCGCTCCAGGCCTGATCGACGCGCGTCAGCAGTTCCCCCACATCCATCGCCCACCTCTCTCCTTTCTCCTTAGCGGCGTGAGCCTGCCTAGGTTAAGGGCACTAGCCCTTAGGCCCTAGTGGGCCTGACCTATAGGTTAAGGGCACTAGCCCTTGGGCCCTAGTGGGCCTGACCTAGCCGAACCCTTCTTTTGCCCCGGCAGCGACACCACCCTGACGTCCTGGCCGGCAAGCTGGGCCTCGAGCTCGCGCACCCGGTCGCGGATGGCGGCGGCGCGCTCGAAGTCGAGGTCTTCCGATGCCTTCCACATCTCGAGCTGCAGGGCGTTGATATCCTCTTGGATACTGCTCCTCGCCAGTTCCCGCTCCCAGGGCGCCAGCCCCTTGACTTCCGCCTCGCCCCCCTCGGCGCTGCGGATGACCTCGCGGACCCGCTTGCTGACCGTCTCCGGGGTGATGCCGTGCAGAGCGTTGTAGGCGAGCTGCTTGTCGCGGCGGCGGTTGGTCTCGAGGGTGGCGGCGTTCATGGCGTCGCTCATCACGTCGGCGTAGAGAAAGACCTCGCCGCGCACGTTCCTGGCCGCCCGGCCGATGGTCTGGATGAGCGAGCGCTCGCTGCGCAAGAAGCCGGACTTGTCGGCGTCCAGGATCGCCACGAGCGAGACCTCGGGCAGATCGAGCCCTTCGCGCAGCAGGTTGATGCCCACCAGCACGTCGAAGTGCCCCAGCCGGAGGTCGCGGATGATGACCTGGCGCTCCAAAGTGTCGATGTCCGAGTGCATGTAGCGCACCCGCAGGCCCTGCTGGGCGAAGTACTCGGTCAGGTCTTCGCTCATCTTCTTGGTCAGCGTGGTGACCAGCACCCGCTCGCCTCTCCCCGCCCGCTCGCGGATGGCGAAGATGAGGTCGTCGATCTGGCCGCGCGAGGGCTTGACGGTGATGGCCGGGTCCACCAGCCCCGTCGGACGGATGACCTGCTCGGCAATAGCGTCCGAGCGCTGGCGCTCGAAGTCGGCGGGCGTGGCCGAGACGAAGACGACCTGGCCCACCCGAGCAAAAAACTCGTCCTCCTTGAGGGGACGGTTCTCCAAGGCGGCGGGCAGCCTGAAGCCGTAATCCACCAGGGTCTCTTTGCGCGCCCGGTCGCCGTTGTACATGCCGCGAAGCTGTGAGACCATCACGTGCGACTCGTCCAAAAAGACCACGAAGTCCTCGGGGAAGTAGTCGAGCAGCGTGTGCGGCGGCTCGCCCGGCTTGCGCTTGTCTAGGTACATCGAGTAGTTCTCGATGCCCGCGCAGTGGCCCAGGGTGCGGAGCATCTCGAGGTCGTACATGGTGCGCTCCTTGATGCGCTGGGCCTCTAGGAGCTTGCCCGTGCCCTCGAAGAACTTGATCCGCTCCGCCAGGTCGTGTTCGATCTGCAAGAGGGCGGGCTGCAACTGGTCGAAGGGCGTCACGTAGTGCTTGGCCGGGAAGATGGTGGCGGCCTCCAGCTCGCTCAGGCTGTCGCCGGTGACGGGATCGACCATAGCGAGCCGGTCGATCTCGTCGCCCCACAGCTCGATTCTGAGGGGCGCCTCATCGTAGGCCGCCCAGACCTCGATGGTGTCGCCCTTGGCCCTGAAGCGGCCCGCCGCCAGTTCGATGTCGTTGCGCTCGTACTGCTGCGTCACCAGGCGCTCTAGAATCGCGTCGCGCGACAGCGTCGCCCCGACCTTGAGAATCAAATTGAGGCGCTGGTACTCCTTGGGCGAGCCGAGGCCGTAGATGGCCGAGACCGAGGCCACCACGATGACGTCCTTGCGGGTCAAGAGGCTGCGCGTGGTCGAGTGGCGCAATCTCTCGAGCTCGGAGTTGATGTTGGCGTCCTTCTCGATGAACAGGTCGCGGGCCGGCACATAGGCCTCGGGCTGGTAGTAGTCGTAGTAGGACACGAAAAACTCAACCGCCGCCTCGGGAAAAAAGTCCTTGAACTCAGCGGCGAGCTGCGCGGTCAAGATCTTGTTGGGGGCCATGACCAAGGCGGGCCGCTGGGCCGCCTCGATGACCTTGGCCATGGTGTAAGTGTTGTGAACAAAAACACCCCCACGACCCGTCAAGAAGGTCTCGTAGCCCTCGACGCTGAAATCATAGACGAAACGGCTTCGAGTCTTGACGGGCTGGACGGCAACAAGTGGAGACCAGTGAACGCCGGCCAGGCCCGTAAAGCTCTTGTCGTCTCCCTCCAGGGCCTCGCACAGGCGGCGGAACACCCCTCGCGAAGGACTGCGTTTGCCCCCTTCGATGGCCGAAACGGCCGTTCGGCTCAAGCCCGACCGAACGGCCAAAGCGGTCTGAGACAAGCCCATCCTCTCACGTTCAAGCTTGAGGCGTCGGCCTACGCCGTAAACGAGGTCGACATTAGTGTTGGCGGGGGTGTTGGCGGGCTTGTGGCAAGCTGCTTGCAGCTTCCCTTGCTTGCGCGGGCTGACAAAGCCGACATGCTCGGCAAAGCGCGCCAGGTTCTCGGCACCTGAAAGGGTGACCTGGTAGTACTGACCCACCCCACCGCTCGGCTTGCGTTTGACGACCGTGCGCATGCGCGCCCAGATGCCAAAGCGCAGCAGCGCCTCGCTGACATCGGCAGCGAGCGCGCGGCTCGCGGTCATGGCCGTGACGGCGCCGCGGTCCACGCCGCCGTCACCCTCGAAATACCCGCGCAAGAGCCTGGCGAGCACCGTATTGCTGAGAGCCGGCCAGCAGGCGGGCAAATGCTTGCTCTCGGCCCTGCCGCCTATCAGGTTTAGCAGCAGGTCGCGCCAGATACGCGTCCCGAGAATGAAGTCGCCGTCTTGCCTTCTGAAAAAGGGGATCTCGAGCGCGCGCAAGCACCTCGCCAGTTCAAGCTGGACCTCCTCTTCACGAACGGAGATAAGGGCATAGCGCGCCGCGGCGTGCCCTTCAGCCACATAGAGACCCCAGAGGAGCGCCAGGTCCTCCGAGATTTCGAGCAGCGCCGGCCTCGCGTAATACCTGCTCTGGACCCGCATCGCCGCCAGGGGCAAGACCTCTCCGTCGAGTAGCGCCGTCGCGGCCGCCAGACTGACACCGTGACCCTTGCAGCCGCGCCGCATGGCCCACAGCTTTTCGTGAGCCTTGTCATAGAACCCGGAAGCCCACGCCTTGAGCTGAGCGGGCTCGAGTTGGGACAGAACGGGACGCACATCGGCGTAGATGCCGGAACTCCGCTCGAGCAAAGCGAGCAGATCGAGATGGCGCACGGGCTCCTCCGGTTCGGGAACCGACTCCGGCACCGGCAGGGCGTCGCCGGCTTTCACCTCCGAGGTCGGAAGCAGCCTGAGCGACCCCTCCCGCAAGACCCAGACGCTGTGGTCTCCCGTCACCGTCACCTCACGCCCGCAAGCGGTTCGCAAGGCGTAGAGTTCCTCAGGGCTGGCGTGGCGGCTCATGGCCGTAACCGTCTGCCAGCCCGTAGCCCCGCTCTCCGCATCCCAGGCCAGGACGCGCCAGGCTTCGGGTGGGGGGAGCTCGAGCGATGCTTCTGTCTGTGTGTCTCCCAAGGCGTGGTCGATAAGTGCGCCAATCGTGCCGCGATAGTAGCGGTCGGCGCCCAGATGCACCGTGACGGGTTCGTCCCAGGCAACGCTCTTTCCCGTTCCCGTCGCGCCCAGGAGCGTCTGGAAGCGCAGGCCGTCCGAAAGACCTTCGGTGAGTTGTTGAATGGCCTGGGGCTGGTCGCCCTTGGGCGAAAAGGGAGAATGGATCGTGAGCGGCATACTTGTAGTCTACTCCCACTACCGGTCGAACCATGTCGGGATTTTGAGGGCCGGGTGGGCGGCTCGAATGCCTGAAATACGCACCGCTGCACCTCACCGTCGAAATCAAGGGGCGTTGCGCCTCGATTCTCGAGCTGTGGCCCTCGAGGTATGAAAGAATGCGTTATGGAAACCCCGATAACGTATAAGCTTGCAGTCCTGCCCGGCGACGGCGTCGGCCCGGAGGTCGTGGACGCCGCCCTGACGGTCTTGGAGGCGGCCGCCGGGCGCTTCGGTTTCGGCCTGGAATACCAGACCCACCCTTTTGGCGGCGCGGCCATCGACGAAGTCGGCGTACCCTTTCCCGAAGGGCTCAAGGAAGGGCTGGCAGGGGCCGACGCCGTCTTTTTAGGCGCCATCGGCGGGCCCAAATGGGACGCTCTGCCCCGTGAGGAGCGCTGCGAGACGGGCCTCCTGGCCTTGCGCAAACACCTGGGCGTCTTCAGCAACCTGCGCCCGGTCAGGGTCTTTAACGGCCTCGAGCCCCTCTCCCCGCTCAAGGCCGAGGTCGCTCGGGGCACCGACATGCTGATCATCCGCGAGCTGACCGGCGGCATCTACTTCGGCAAGCCGTCGTACAACCGCCAGGGCGAGGGCCTGTCGACGATGGTCTATCAGCGGCACGAGGTCGAGCGCATCGCCCGCGTCGCCTTCGAGGCCGCCAGGGGCCGCTCCGGCACGGTGACAAACGTGGACAAGGCCAACGTCTTGGACGTGTCGCAGTTCTGGCGCGACGTGGTGGTGGGCGTCCGCGAGAGCGAATACCCGCAGTTGGGGCTCGAGCACCTCTACATCGACAACGCCGCCATGCAGGTCGTCCGTGACCCAAGGCAGTTCGACGTGGTGGTGACCGGCAACCTCTTCGGCGACATCCTCTCGGACTTGGCGGCGGTGATTCCCGGCTCGCTGGGGCTCCTGCCCTCGGCCAGCCTGGGCGAAGGCGTGGGCCTGTTCGAGCCCGTCCACGGCTCCGCGCCGGACATCGCCGGCAAGGGGATCGCCAACCCGGTGGGGGCGATGCTCTCGGCCGCCATGATGCTGCGCTACGCGCTCGAGCAGGCCGGTGCCGCCGACGCCCTCGAGCGCGCCGTCCAGGAGGCGCTGTCAAGCGACCCGACGCGGGACCTGGGCGGGACGAGGGACACGGCGGCCTTTACCGAGGCGGTCATAGAGGTGTTGGCCGCGACGACGGCAGCCTAAACAGTCAGGACTCTAGGTCAGCCTAACCATCCTGACGTAGAATCGTCTAGATGACCAGACCGAGTTCAGCGAATCCTGCAAGCCGGCGCGTCATGGGCTTCGGCGAGACGGTGTTCAGCCGCTTCACCGCCCTGGCGCAAGAGCACGACGCCATCAACCTGGGCCAGGGCTTTCCCGACTTCGAGCCGCCGGACTTTGCGCTCTCGGCCCTGCGCGCCGCCGCCGGGGGCTACCAGCAGTACGCGCCCTTGCCGGGAATGCCGACGCTCCTAGCGGCCCTGCGCGCCAAGCTGGCCCCGGTGCTGGGCCGCGAGCTCAGGCCCGCGCGGAACATCCAGATCACCGTCGGCGCCACCGAGGCGCTCTTTGCCGCCATGCAGGCTCTGCTCGACCCCGGCGACGAGGTGGTGGTCATCGAACCCTTCTACGACGCCTATCCCGCCGCCGTCACCATGGCGGGCGGCGTGCCCAGATACGTGCCGCTGCGGCCCCAGGAGGACGGGGCGTGGCTTTTGGACATGGACGAGCTGGCGGCCGCCTTTGGCGCCAGGACCAAGCTGATCATCGTCAACAGCCCGCACAACCCCACCGGCAAGGTGTTCTCACCGGGCGAGCTCGACGCCATTATCGCCCTGGCCGAGGGGCACGACGCCCTCATCGTCAGCGACGAGGTCTACGAGCACATCGCCTTTGAGCCGCACCTGTCCGTCGCCGCCAGGCCGGGCGCCTGGGAGCGGACGCTGACGGTCTCGAGCGTCGGCAAGACCTTTTCGGTGACGGGCTGGAAGATCGGCTGGGCGGTCGGACCCGCGCCACTCGTCCACGCCCTCAGGATGGCCCATCAGTGGATTCCCTTCGCGGTGGCGACACCCCTGCAGGTGGCGGCGGCGGAGATGCTGGGGCGCGCGGCCGAGGAGGGCTACTACCAAGGCCTCCGGGCGCTGTACGCGCGCAAGCGCGATCTGCTGCTGGGGGCGCTCGAGAAGACGCCCTTTCGGCCGCTCGCGCCCCAGGGCAGCTACTTCGTGATGGCGGACGCCTCGGCGCTCGCTTATGAGGACGATATAGCGCTCTGCACCGCCCTACCGGCCGAGGCCGGGGTGGGGGCGATCCCGCCGAGCTTTTTCTACAGCGACGCGCACAAGGGCCTCGCCAAGCACCTCGTCCGCTTCGCCTTCTGCAAGCGCGACGAGGCGCTCATAGAGGCGGGCGAGCGCCTCCGGAGCCTCGGTGAACGCCGGTAAAGCGGCCCCCTTGCTCATCCTGGTGGGGCTCACGGGGGTGGGCAAGAGCAGCCTGCTGGGGGCTCTTGGCCCGCGCTTCGTGATCCTGGACACGCCCGAGTGTAGGGCCACTAGTACGTCCACGAGGACGGCTCTAGTGAGCCTAGTACGTAGGCCCCCGCTAGTGCGGGTACTACGAGGTTAGGCTATGGCCCTGATCGCGAGCGTCACCACCCAACCCTTCCGCCTGCCCATGAAGGGCGAGCTGAGCTGGGGCAAGAGCAGCAAGTTGACGGCGCTCGAGCACGTCCTGGTGCGCGTCAGCACCGACGACGGCCACACCGGCGTCGCCGAGGCCCAGCCCCGGCCGACCATCTACGGCGAGACGCTGGAGAGCATCGCCGCCATCGTCAAACACCACCTGGCGCCCAAGCTGATCGGCCTCGACGTGGACGACCGGACGGCTGTCGAGGCGGCCCTAAGGAGCGTCGTCAACAACAACACGGCCCGGGGTGCTGTGGACATCGCTCTCTGCCAGGCGCGGGCCAGGAGCAAGGGCCGGCGGCTCTTCGACACCTACCGCGGCCCCCAGGAGCGCGTGCAGGTAAGCTACCTCCTGGGCATCGCCGAACTCGCCACCCTGCTCGCCGAGGCCAAGGAGGTGGTGGCGAGCGGCGTGCGCGTGCTCAAGGTCAAGGTGGGCCGGGACAAGAGCCACGACGCGCGGGTGCTGACGGCGCTGGGCGCGGAGTTCGGCGCGGCGGTGATACTCTACGGCGACGCCAACGAGGCCCTGGAGCCCAAGACCGCGGCGCGCGACCTGGAGGACTACGCCAGGCTCGGCCTCGCCTACTTAGAGTCCCCGCTGCCCGTCGAGCACTTCCGGGCCCGCGCCGCGCTCAAGGCGGCAGGAATACTGGCCATCATCGCCGACGAGTCCTGCTTTACCGTGCGCGACCTCAGGCGCGAGCTCGAGCTCGACACCTTCGATATCCTGAACGTCAAGCCCGCCCGCACCGGCTACAGCGACTCGCTTCGGATGCTGCGCATGGCCCGCGAGGCCGACCGCTGCGCCATGATCGGCTCGCAGGCGAGCAGCGGTCTGGGCACCCTGCACAGCGCTATCTTAGCTAGCCGCGAGGGCGTCACCCACCCCTGCGAGCTGAGCTTTCCGCTCAAGCTGGCAAGCGACGTCATGAACCGCAAGGTGACGTTCAAGGACGGCTATCTCGAGGTCTCCGACTTAGACGGCCTGGCGCTCGACGAGGACAAGCTGGCCGCGGCAAGCTTCGATCCGCCCCCGGGCTAAACTTCGACCCCCGCGCTCAGGTGGTGGCTGGCCCAGTCGTGGATGGCGTGGATCACGCTCTCGAGCGCCACGCCCGCCTCGGTGAGCCTGTACGAGGTGCGCGGCGGCATGGTCGAGTGCACGGTCTTGGCCACCAGACCGAGCGCCTCCAAGCGGTCTAGGCGCTGCGCCAGGGTGCTCGGGTTGCAGCCGCCGATCTCGCGGCCGAGCTCGTTGAAGCCCCTGGGACCCTCGAGCAGCGTGCTGACGATGTGCAGCGTCCACTTCTCCTGAAGAACCTGGATGGCTTTGTAGGCCGGGCAGGTAAGGCTTTCGTTCAGCATTTGTCTTAGTATAACATGTCTTTTGGATTACTTTATTTTATGTACTACTACATATAACATTATTCCAGCTCGAGCCCGCCTCGCGCGGCACGACGCTCGCGAACCTGATGGAGGCAGACAATGGCGAAGCTCAGCATCATCTACTACTCGACCTACGGACACGCCTACAAGATGGCCAAGGTCATCGCCGAGGCCGCCGAGGCCAAGGGCGCCGACGTGCGCGTCCGCAAGGTCAAAGAACTCATTCCCAACGATGTTATCGAGGGGAACGACGGCATGAAGACGGGTGCCGACTTGCAGCGCGACGTGCCCGAGGCGACGAACGACGACCTCGTCTGGGCCGACGCGGTCGTCTTCGGCTCGGGCACGCGCTATGGCAACATGACGGCGCAGCTCAAAAACTTTCTGGATCAGACCGGGCCGCTCTGGAACGAGGGCAAGCTGATCGGCAAACTGGCCGGCTTCTATACCGGCACGTCCACCATCCACGGCGGTCAAGAGAGCACCATTCTCACCATGAGCACCTTCGCCTACCACATGGGTATGCTGATCGTCCCTGTCGGCTACGGGCTCGAGGCCGTCTCCAAGACCGAGGGCGGCGGCTCGCCCTACGGCGCGAGCTACCTGGCCAGTGAAGGTGAGTTCAGCGACGACGAAACCGCGGTCGCCCGCTATCTCGGGGAGATGATCGTAGGCTACGCGGACAAGCTGGCCGGCTAACCTCCAGGCGCACCTAGCCCCAGAGACAAAAGGCCCCAGAGACAAAAGGCCCCAGAGACAAAAGGACAGTGCGCGGGTGGCTCTTGGGCTGCCCGCCGTTTCAAGCTCTTTCCAATGAGACACTGCAACTGAGACACTGCAACTATGAGCCTACACCCCGACACCACCATCGGCCACGTCCACCTCAAGGTCTCGGACCTGGAGCGCGCGCTGGCCTTTTACCAGGGCCTCCTGGGCTTCGAGCTGACCACCCGCTTCGGCGACTCGGCGGCCTTTCTCGCGGCGGGAGGCTACCACCACCACATCGGGCTCAACACCTGGGAGAGCAAAGGCGGCGGGCCGCCGCCGCGAGGCCACAGCGGCCTCTACCACGCCGCCATCTTATTGCCGACGCGGCGCGAGCTGGCGCGGCTCGTGGCGCGGCTCCTGGAGGCGGGCTATCCCCTGGCGGGCGCGGCCGACCACGGCGTCTCCGAGGCGGTCTACCTGAGTGACCCCGACGGCAACGGCTTGGAGCTCTACGCCGACCGGCCGCGCCAAGCGTGGCCCCAGGACGAGGCGGGCAACCTGGTGATGTGGACCGAGCCGCTGGACTGGGACGGCCTCCTCGCCGAACTGGCGCTATAGGGACAGCCAGAGCGCGGACAGAGCGCAACGAGCAGCTTGCCACTGATTGCCACTGAGTGCTGGCCGCCGTCGGGCGGGCGACCGTCTGCGGCAGCCGCAGAGGCGCGCTATTGTAAGCGGCGGGCCAGGCGTGCTGAGTGGGTTAAGCGCCGCTCGAGGGCAAATGCCGTCAAGCGCCGTCCCTGGCCTTGATGTCGATGTGGTCGCCCAGCACCTCTTCGACGTAGAGCAGCTTGACGAGTACCAGGATGACCGCCATGAGCGGCGTCGCCACGATGATGCCGGTGAGGCCGAAGAGGATGCCCATCACCAAGACGGCGAGGATGGTGATGACCGGCGGCAGGTGGACGGTCTGGTGCTGGACGAGAGGTGTGACGAGGTAGCTCTCGATCTGCTGCACGACAAAAAACAGCAGCGCCACGTAAAGGGCGTCGAGCGGACTCAGCGCAAAGGCCAGCAAGACGGCGGGCACGGCCGCTACAAAGGGCCCCAGGTAGGGCACGAAGTCGAGCAGACCCGCCAGGAAGCCGAGAAAGATGGCCAGGGGCATGCCGAGCAACCAGAGACCCACCGTGACCATAACCGCTACCGCGCCCATCGAGATGATGCGCCCGAGCAGCCAGGAGCGCAGCGTCTCGACGCTGATGCTGATGGCCTCGGCCGCCTTGGCGCGCCGGTTCTTGGGAAAGAGGCGAATCAGGCCGTCGCGGTAGAGCCGGGGTTGAACGGCCAAAAAGAGCGCGACGAAGGAAACCACCACCGTATTGACGATTGCCCCGACCGTGGTCGAGACGGTTCCCACCACCTGCGAAAGCATGTCGCCACCCACGCCCTCGCCGAGGTCTTGTGGCTCGGGCATCTGCTCGAGCAGCGTCCGGCCGAGCGGAAAGCCGCCGATGGTCTCCTCGAGCTGAGACAGCGCCTCCGGCACGCTCTCGACAAACAGCGCGGCCTGCTCGGCGACGCGAGGCGCGTAGAACCAGCCGAAGAGCCCCAACAGCACCAGGACGACGACCAGTGCCGTGATCACGGCGACGGCGTCGGGCAGCCGCAGGTAGGTGTGGAGCGGCCGGCTGATGGCCCGCAGCGCGACCGCCAACAGGAGCCCGATAAAGGCGTACAGAAAGACTTCCGCGGCCAGCCACAAGATCACCGCGAAAACGACCACCAGCAGGATCACGCCCAGGGTCAAAATCAGCCGCCTCAGGTACTCGTCTCGGTTGACTTCGCTCATGACAACCCTCCTCACGGACCGACAACAGGCTCCAATCCATAACTTACCCGCAAAGGGCGGCGGCGGTTCGGGCTCGAGCACGCATTCGTCTCACAGCATCTCACAGCATCCGAGCATCTCGTCAGCTTCAGGCGGTGCCGGGGTAAACTGGCAAGCAGAGGAGACAGTGGAGGAGACAGTGGAGGAAACCATGAGCAAGATCGCCACGAAAGCCAGCCTCAACCGCCGCAGCAGCGTCGTCACCCAGGGCATTGAACGCGCCCCCAACCGCGCCATGATGCGCGCCGTGGGCTTTGGCGATGAGGACTTCAAGAAGCCCATTATCGGCGTCGCCAACGGCTACAGCACCATCACGCCCTGCAACACCGGTTTGGGCGAGCTGTCCGAGGCCGCCATGAAGGCAATCCGGGAAACCGGCGGCATGCCCCAGGTCTTCGGCACCATCACCATCAGCGACGGCATCTCGATGGGCACCGAGGGCATGAAGTGCTCGCTCGTCAGCCGCGAGGTTATCGCCGACTCGATTGAAACGGTGTGCCGCGGCCAGAGCATGGACGGCGTCATCGCCGTGGGCGGCTGCGACAAGAACATGCCCGGCGCCATGATCGCCATGGCCCGGCTCGATATTCCCGCCATCTTCGTCTATGGCGGCACCATCAAGCCCGGCCGCTTTGGCGATCGCGACCTGACCATCGTG
This region of Deinococcota bacterium genomic DNA includes:
- a CDS encoding AI-2E family transporter, with the translated sequence MSEVNRDEYLRRLILTLGVILLVVVFAVILWLAAEVFLYAFIGLLLAVALRAISRPLHTYLRLPDAVAVITALVVVLVLLGLFGWFYAPRVAEQAALFVESVPEALSQLEETIGGFPLGRTLLEQMPEPQDLGEGVGGDMLSQVVGTVSTTVGAIVNTVVVSFVALFLAVQPRLYRDGLIRLFPKNRRAKAAEAISISVETLRSWLLGRIISMGAVAVMVTVGLWLLGMPLAIFLGFLAGLLDFVPYLGPFVAAVPAVLLAFALSPLDALYVALLFFVVQQIESYLVTPLVQHQTVHLPPVITILAVLVMGILFGLTGIIVATPLMAVILVLVKLLYVEEVLGDHIDIKARDGA
- a CDS encoding VOC family protein, which gives rise to MSLHPDTTIGHVHLKVSDLERALAFYQGLLGFELTTRFGDSAAFLAAGGYHHHIGLNTWESKGGGPPPRGHSGLYHAAILLPTRRELARLVARLLEAGYPLAGAADHGVSEAVYLSDPDGNGLELYADRPRQAWPQDEAGNLVMWTEPLDWDGLLAELAL